The proteins below come from a single Chryseobacterium capnotolerans genomic window:
- the rdgB gene encoding RdgB/HAM1 family non-canonical purine NTP pyrophosphatase, translated as MNIEMELLVATHNEHKKEEIQQILGNECIVKSLTDYNIHEEIVEDGDSFHANALIKAKYCFEKTGVPSLGDDSGLVVESLDGRPGIFSARYAGDHDFAKNIEKVLEEMQGIENRKAYFVTVLCYYDENGAQYFEGRVHGNLLTENKGYKGFGYDPIFVPEGYDRTFAEMEPADKNKISHRKQALDLFMDFLKVK; from the coding sequence ATGAATATAGAAATGGAATTATTGGTAGCTACGCACAACGAGCATAAAAAAGAAGAGATTCAGCAGATATTAGGAAATGAGTGTATCGTTAAAAGTCTTACAGATTATAATATTCACGAAGAAATTGTAGAGGATGGAGATTCTTTTCATGCCAATGCTTTGATCAAAGCTAAATACTGCTTTGAAAAAACTGGAGTTCCAAGTTTGGGAGATGACAGCGGACTTGTGGTAGAATCTTTAGACGGAAGACCTGGGATATTTTCTGCCCGCTATGCCGGAGATCATGATTTTGCTAAAAATATTGAAAAAGTGTTGGAAGAAATGCAGGGAATAGAAAACAGAAAAGCTTATTTCGTTACGGTTTTATGTTATTATGATGAAAATGGAGCCCAGTATTTTGAAGGAAGAGTTCACGGAAATCTATTAACAGAAAATAAAGGTTATAAAGGATTCGGATATGATCCAATCTTTGTTCCTGAAGGATATGACAGAACTTTTGCAGAAATGGAACCGGCAGATAAAAATAAGATCAGCCACCGTAAGCAGGCGTTAGATCTTTTTATGGACTTTTTAAAAGTAAAGTAA
- a CDS encoding CPBP family intramembrane glutamic endopeptidase: protein MENSRYPKFTFTWLGAVTLVVGLFVGTMAVSLFSTFWKVVFKENLELKDWFLMVANSVGFVTSIAFFDFFIVRRTTQRKLNFNLSSVNFSTYLLIFPMMAGMMFISEFTTTLIPTSGPFFGDFYEYFTQLMSQLTDNPVVMIIMTVIMAPIFEEIIFRGIIQKGLINKGVTPWKAILYASIIFGIVHGNPWQFISAVMLGCVLGLVYHKTKSLLMPILLHAFNNLTLSLLVLYAKEESFAKVFNVSEWLILAVGIVVFSLFYYLFMKKYKVHYAEM, encoded by the coding sequence ATGGAAAATAGCAGGTATCCGAAGTTTACTTTCACATGGCTGGGCGCTGTTACTTTAGTGGTGGGATTGTTTGTGGGAACGATGGCTGTGTCTTTATTCAGTACCTTTTGGAAAGTAGTTTTCAAGGAGAATCTGGAGTTGAAAGATTGGTTTCTGATGGTGGCTAATTCTGTAGGATTTGTTACATCCATAGCGTTCTTCGATTTTTTCATTGTGAGAAGAACGACTCAAAGGAAACTGAATTTTAATCTTTCTTCCGTTAATTTTTCTACTTATCTCCTTATTTTCCCGATGATGGCTGGGATGATGTTTATTTCAGAGTTTACCACCACACTGATCCCTACATCAGGACCCTTTTTCGGAGATTTCTATGAATACTTTACCCAGCTTATGAGCCAGTTAACCGATAATCCTGTAGTGATGATTATTATGACAGTGATTATGGCTCCTATTTTTGAAGAAATTATCTTCAGAGGAATTATTCAGAAAGGATTAATTAATAAAGGAGTAACACCTTGGAAAGCCATCTTGTATGCGTCCATTATTTTTGGGATTGTTCATGGAAATCCATGGCAGTTTATCAGTGCAGTAATGCTGGGATGTGTTTTAGGATTGGTATATCATAAAACCAAGTCTTTATTGATGCCCATATTGTTACATGCATTTAATAACCTAACGCTGTCTTTATTGGTGCTGTATGCTAAAGAGGAAAGTTTTGCAAAAGTTTTTAATGTTTCAGAATGGCTGATTTTGGCTGTAGGAATTGTAGTTTTTTCTTTGTTCTACTATCTTTTTATGAAGAAATACAAAGTACATTATGCCGAAATGTAA
- a CDS encoding DUF4349 domain-containing protein, translating to MPKDKMVKTGYLVVRADNAETVKEIIREEAIKNNGYVKSENQSYIESANPRDENQKVYSLNIKVPIQHFDGLIEALSTNIGEIETRDIQVSGRNYTDNTICSIDINITDKTEAEKEPKTFGGKSLAAIESGWDVITSIFLFLLPLWPVFLIGGIGYYFYKKKKNNNIPNQDSH from the coding sequence ATGCCAAAAGATAAAATGGTAAAAACAGGATATCTTGTCGTAAGAGCAGATAATGCTGAAACGGTAAAAGAAATCATCCGAGAAGAAGCTATCAAAAACAATGGATATGTTAAAAGTGAAAACCAATCTTATATTGAATCAGCCAATCCACGTGATGAAAATCAAAAGGTTTACAGTCTGAATATTAAAGTTCCTATCCAGCATTTCGATGGACTAATAGAAGCTCTGAGTACTAATATTGGAGAGATTGAAACCAGAGATATTCAGGTTAGTGGACGTAATTATACAGACAATACCATCTGTAGTATTGATATCAACATCACCGATAAGACCGAAGCAGAAAAAGAGCCTAAAACTTTTGGCGGAAAATCATTGGCCGCTATTGAATCAGGCTGGGATGTGATTACTTCTATCTTTCTTTTTCTTCTTCCATTATGGCCTGTATTTCTGATTGGAGGTATAGGATACTATTTTTATAAAAAGAAGAAAAACAATAATATTCCTAATCAAGATTCTCATTAG
- a CDS encoding acyl-CoA dehydrogenase family protein produces the protein MDFNLSEEQLMIQQAARDFAQNELLPGVIERDRDQKFPVEQVKKMGEMGLLGMMVDPKYGGAGMDSVSYVLAMEEIAKVDASAAVVMSVNNSLVCAGLEKFASEEQKVKYLTPLASGQVIGAFALSEPEAGSDATSQKTTAEDKGDYYLLNGIKNWITNGGTATYYIVIAQTDPEKKHKGINAFIVERGWEGFEIGLKEDKLGIRGSDTHSLIFNNVKVPKENRIGADGFGFNFAMAVLNGGRIGIASQALGIASGAYELALKYAKTRKAFKTEIINHQAIAFKLADMATQITAARMLCFKAACEKDAGKDISESGAMAKLYSSQVAMDTTIEAVQIHGGYGYVKEYHVERLMRDAKITQIYEGTSEIQKIVISRSIAK, from the coding sequence ATGGACTTTAATTTATCGGAAGAACAGCTGATGATTCAGCAGGCGGCAAGAGACTTTGCACAGAACGAACTATTACCTGGTGTTATTGAAAGAGACCGCGACCAGAAATTCCCTGTAGAGCAGGTGAAGAAGATGGGAGAAATGGGACTTTTAGGAATGATGGTGGATCCAAAATACGGTGGTGCAGGTATGGACAGTGTTTCTTATGTGCTGGCAATGGAAGAGATTGCAAAAGTAGATGCTTCTGCAGCGGTGGTAATGTCTGTAAACAATTCATTGGTTTGTGCCGGTCTTGAAAAATTTGCTTCTGAAGAGCAAAAAGTAAAATATCTTACTCCTCTTGCAAGCGGACAGGTAATCGGAGCTTTCGCTTTATCTGAGCCAGAAGCAGGTTCTGATGCAACTTCTCAGAAAACTACTGCTGAAGACAAAGGAGATTACTACCTTTTAAATGGTATTAAAAACTGGATCACCAATGGTGGAACGGCTACGTATTATATCGTAATTGCACAGACTGATCCTGAGAAAAAACATAAAGGAATCAACGCTTTCATCGTAGAAAGAGGATGGGAAGGTTTTGAAATCGGATTAAAAGAAGATAAGCTGGGAATCAGAGGAAGTGATACACACTCTTTGATCTTCAACAACGTAAAAGTTCCAAAAGAAAATAGAATTGGTGCTGACGGATTTGGGTTCAATTTTGCAATGGCTGTATTGAACGGAGGTAGAATCGGTATTGCTTCTCAGGCATTAGGTATTGCTTCTGGAGCTTACGAATTGGCCTTAAAATATGCGAAAACAAGAAAAGCATTCAAAACTGAGATCATCAACCACCAGGCTATCGCATTCAAATTAGCAGATATGGCTACTCAGATCACGGCGGCAAGAATGTTATGTTTCAAAGCAGCTTGTGAGAAAGATGCCGGAAAAGATATCTCTGAAAGCGGAGCTATGGCAAAACTATATTCTTCTCAGGTAGCTATGGATACTACGATTGAAGCTGTACAGATTCACGGTGGATACGGATACGTGAAAGAATACCACGTAGAAAGATTAATGAGAGATGCTAAAATTACTCAGATCTACGAAGGGACTTCTGAAATCCAGAAAATCGTGATCTCAAGAAGCATCGCAAAATAA
- a CDS encoding AMP-dependent synthetase/ligase produces MTIKRLFDIPHYALAKYPKTDMFVTKYHGEWKKTSTQEFINEGNKISRGLLKLGIKPGDKIALITTNSRTEWAIMDFGLSQIGVVSVPVYPSISPEDYEFIFNNAEIQYCFVSDKELLNKVMKVKHNIPSLQGIFTFDKISGAANWSEILDLGEDESTQIEVEDLSNAINTEDLATIIYTSGTTGRPKGVMLTHNNIVSNVLGSIPRIPKKRSLDYKETRALSFLPICHIFERMLFYLYQYNGFSLYFAESIEKMGENVKEVKPHYMTVVPRLVEKVYDKIYNTGSSAGGLKSKIFFWALNLITKKKSVSKPSGIQELIADKLVFSKWREGLGGEIVTLVSGSAALSTRLNLMFQNAGIPILEGYGLTETSPVISVNSFEKMKVGTVGIPLDNLQVKIQEDGEITVKGPSVFKGYFQNEEMTKEAFTEDGFFKTGDIGHIDSDGFLQITDRKKEMFKTSGGKYIAPQTIENLAKASKFIEQIMVVGDGEKMPCALVQPDFEFAKSWAMRNNLNIGSTPEEIAKSAELKQRIEKEIDGINEHLGNWEKIKKIELTPEVWSIETGLLTPTLKLKRKAVKEKFMSLYNKMYEHQD; encoded by the coding sequence ATGACGATCAAGAGATTATTCGATATTCCGCACTACGCTTTAGCAAAATATCCTAAAACGGATATGTTTGTTACGAAGTATCATGGTGAATGGAAAAAAACTTCAACACAGGAGTTTATAAATGAGGGAAATAAGATATCCAGAGGATTACTGAAGCTAGGTATAAAACCGGGTGATAAGATCGCTTTAATAACCACCAATTCCCGTACAGAATGGGCTATTATGGATTTCGGACTTTCCCAGATCGGTGTTGTTTCAGTACCGGTTTATCCAAGTATTTCTCCGGAGGATTATGAATTTATCTTCAACAATGCTGAAATACAATATTGCTTTGTTTCTGACAAAGAACTGCTAAATAAGGTAATGAAAGTAAAGCACAATATTCCAAGCTTACAGGGAATCTTTACTTTTGATAAAATAAGCGGCGCTGCCAACTGGAGTGAAATTCTGGATCTTGGTGAGGATGAATCTACCCAAATTGAAGTAGAGGACCTTTCCAATGCGATCAACACAGAAGATTTAGCAACAATTATTTATACTTCAGGAACTACAGGAAGACCTAAAGGAGTAATGCTTACTCACAATAATATTGTTTCTAATGTATTGGGCTCTATCCCAAGGATTCCCAAGAAAAGAAGCCTGGATTATAAAGAGACGAGAGCCTTAAGCTTCCTTCCAATCTGTCATATTTTTGAAAGAATGCTTTTCTACCTGTATCAATACAACGGTTTTTCTCTTTATTTTGCTGAAAGCATCGAAAAGATGGGTGAAAATGTAAAAGAAGTGAAGCCTCATTACATGACAGTAGTACCAAGACTGGTAGAAAAGGTATACGATAAAATCTACAATACGGGTTCTTCTGCCGGAGGCTTAAAATCAAAAATATTCTTCTGGGCTTTAAATTTAATTACCAAGAAGAAATCTGTTTCAAAACCGTCAGGTATTCAGGAGCTTATTGCAGACAAGCTTGTTTTCTCCAAATGGAGAGAAGGTTTAGGTGGTGAAATCGTAACTTTAGTTTCAGGATCTGCAGCCTTGTCTACAAGACTGAATTTAATGTTCCAGAATGCAGGAATTCCTATTTTGGAAGGATATGGGTTAACAGAGACTTCTCCTGTAATTTCTGTAAACAGTTTTGAAAAAATGAAAGTAGGAACGGTGGGTATTCCATTGGATAATTTACAGGTGAAAATTCAGGAAGACGGCGAAATTACAGTAAAAGGACCTTCTGTGTTTAAAGGATATTTCCAGAATGAAGAAATGACCAAAGAAGCATTTACAGAAGACGGATTCTTTAAAACAGGAGATATAGGACATATTGATAGTGACGGATTCTTGCAGATCACCGATCGTAAAAAAGAAATGTTCAAAACATCCGGCGGTAAATACATTGCCCCTCAGACTATTGAAAACCTAGCTAAAGCTTCAAAATTCATTGAGCAGATTATGGTAGTAGGTGATGGTGAAAAAATGCCATGTGCTCTGGTACAGCCTGATTTTGAATTTGCTAAGAGCTGGGCAATGAGAAACAACCTGAACATCGGTTCTACTCCTGAAGAAATTGCAAAGAGTGCAGAATTGAAACAAAGGATTGAAAAAGAAATCGACGGAATTAATGAGCACCTTGGAAACTGGGAAAAAATCAAGAAAATTGAACTGACTCCTGAGGTTTGGAGCATTGAAACCGGACTTCTTACTCCTACACTCAAACTAAAGAGAAAGGCCGTAAAAGAAAAATTTATGAGTCTTTACAATAAAATGTATGAGCATCAGGATTAA
- a CDS encoding zinc ribbon domain-containing protein has protein sequence MAKTNDISVEEKLRALYDLQIIDSRLDEIRNTRGELPIEVEDLEIEIEGLEKRAEKFHADIKDQDDQIKTKHEVINHAKTLIEKYKSQQDNVRNNKEFEALGKEIEFQDLEIQLAEKRIKEFGAKIAHKNETLSELTSKINDLKNHLKFKKEELEGLISETQKEEEYLLEQSKEYAGKIDERLLASYNRIRTNSINGLAVVGLERGAPKGSFFTIPPQKQMEIAQRKKIIIDEHSGKILVDDELVMEENERMKSVIKF, from the coding sequence ATGGCAAAAACCAACGATATTTCAGTTGAAGAAAAATTAAGAGCTTTATACGATTTACAGATCATTGATTCAAGATTGGATGAAATCCGAAATACTAGAGGAGAATTGCCAATTGAAGTTGAAGATCTTGAAATCGAGATTGAAGGTCTTGAAAAGAGAGCTGAAAAATTTCATGCAGATATCAAAGATCAGGACGATCAGATTAAAACAAAGCATGAAGTTATTAACCATGCTAAAACTTTAATTGAGAAATACAAATCTCAGCAGGATAATGTAAGAAACAATAAAGAGTTTGAAGCATTAGGAAAAGAAATCGAATTCCAGGATCTTGAAATTCAACTTGCTGAAAAGAGAATTAAAGAATTCGGAGCTAAAATTGCTCATAAAAACGAAACTTTAAGTGAACTTACTTCAAAGATCAACGATTTGAAAAACCACTTAAAATTCAAGAAAGAAGAATTAGAGGGTTTGATCTCTGAAACTCAAAAAGAAGAAGAATACTTATTAGAGCAATCTAAAGAATATGCAGGTAAAATTGATGAAAGATTACTAGCTTCTTACAACAGAATCAGAACAAACTCTATCAACGGTCTTGCTGTAGTAGGATTAGAAAGAGGAGCTCCGAAAGGATCTTTCTTCACTATTCCACCACAAAAGCAAATGGAAATTGCTCAGAGAAAGAAAATCATTATTGATGAGCACTCTGGAAAAATCCTTGTTGACGATGAGTTGGTAATGGAAGAAAACGAAAGAATGAAATCTGTAATTAAATTCTAA
- a CDS encoding Nif3-like dinuclear metal center hexameric protein — MTIRKVISEIDRLIPLQQAEDFDNVGLLCGVPDREVSGILVCHDALENVVDEAIEKNCNLIVCFHPIIFSGLKSLTGKNYVERAVLKAIENKIAIYAIHTAFDNDFFGVNHGICSQLGLKNMKILQPKENNLKQLTVFVPKEYSEKVKEAMFSAGAGSIGFYDECSFSINGKGTFRPIEGSNPFSGQQNIRENADEDMISVIFEGFKQGQIIGAMKAAHPYEEVAHQIYSLDNKNHHVGLGMYGELEEEMDEKEFLGFVKEKFGLEIIKHSDYINKKIKRVGVLGGSGASGIRSAVSKKCDAYLTGDLKYHDYFLAESKMLLCDIGHYESEQFVTQQLFEILSQKFSTFAISKSIEKTNPVNYFI; from the coding sequence ATGACAATAAGAAAAGTAATCTCAGAAATAGATAGGCTCATTCCGTTGCAGCAGGCAGAAGATTTTGATAACGTAGGATTGTTATGCGGAGTTCCTGACCGTGAGGTGTCCGGAATTCTGGTTTGCCATGATGCATTGGAAAATGTAGTGGATGAGGCCATTGAGAAAAACTGTAATCTGATCGTATGTTTTCATCCTATCATTTTTTCCGGACTGAAATCTTTAACCGGGAAAAATTATGTAGAAAGAGCTGTTTTAAAAGCTATTGAAAATAAAATTGCCATTTATGCCATTCATACAGCCTTTGATAACGATTTTTTTGGTGTAAATCACGGGATTTGCAGTCAATTAGGACTAAAGAATATGAAAATTCTGCAGCCTAAAGAAAATAATTTGAAACAACTGACCGTTTTTGTGCCTAAGGAATATTCCGAAAAAGTAAAAGAAGCTATGTTCTCTGCGGGAGCAGGAAGTATAGGGTTTTATGATGAATGTAGTTTTAGTATTAATGGAAAAGGAACGTTTAGACCCATTGAAGGTTCAAATCCCTTTTCCGGACAACAGAACATCCGAGAGAATGCCGATGAAGATATGATTTCTGTAATTTTTGAAGGATTTAAGCAGGGACAGATTATTGGAGCGATGAAGGCAGCTCATCCTTACGAAGAAGTAGCTCATCAGATATACAGTCTTGATAATAAAAATCATCATGTTGGTTTAGGAATGTATGGTGAACTGGAAGAAGAAATGGACGAAAAAGAATTTCTGGGATTTGTAAAAGAAAAATTCGGTCTTGAAATTATAAAACATTCTGATTATATCAACAAAAAAATTAAAAGAGTAGGGGTGCTTGGAGGCTCAGGAGCCAGTGGAATACGTTCTGCAGTTTCCAAAAAATGTGATGCTTACCTTACCGGAGATCTTAAATATCACGATTATTTTCTCGCCGAGTCTAAAATGTTGCTTTGTGATATAGGACACTATGAATCAGAACAATTTGTAACTCAACAATTATTTGAAATTTTATCACAAAAATTTAGTACATTTGCAATTTCAAAATCTATTGAAAAAACAAACCCAGTAAATTATTTCATTTAA
- a CDS encoding ion transporter, whose translation MEREHNLVPEDKLWKRYLYRIIYRSDTRLGKLFDIILLSLILVSTAIIMMESVPQLDKRFHYTFLILEWIISIFFTAEYSMRIAVLKNKKHYIFSFFGIIDFLALVPFYLSFFFPITKYFLIFRMLRMLRIFRIFNLLDFMNDGYLIVRALKNSSRKIYIFLLFLIIFSVIVGSLMFMVEGGRQGFETIPQSIYWAVVTVTTVGYGDVSPITPLGKFFAVVLMLAGYSIIAVPTGIVTAEMRNKRQNLEKVCDRCGNEDIDDDARYCKQCGKKLA comes from the coding sequence ATGGAAAGAGAACACAATCTTGTTCCTGAAGACAAACTTTGGAAAAGATACCTTTACCGGATCATTTATCGCTCCGATACGAGACTCGGAAAACTATTCGATATTATTTTATTGTCTTTAATTCTTGTAAGCACTGCTATCATTATGATGGAAAGTGTACCTCAGCTTGATAAAAGATTTCATTATACCTTTCTGATTCTTGAGTGGATTATTTCTATTTTCTTTACTGCGGAATATTCTATGCGGATTGCTGTATTAAAAAATAAGAAACACTATATATTCAGTTTTTTCGGAATCATAGATTTCCTTGCCTTGGTACCGTTTTACCTTAGTTTTTTCTTTCCAATCACGAAATATTTCCTGATCTTCAGAATGCTGAGAATGTTGAGAATCTTCAGGATTTTCAATTTATTAGATTTCATGAATGACGGGTATCTTATTGTAAGAGCTTTAAAAAACAGCTCAAGAAAAATTTATATATTCCTTCTTTTCCTGATCATATTTTCAGTGATTGTAGGCTCCCTTATGTTCATGGTGGAAGGTGGCAGACAAGGTTTTGAAACCATTCCTCAGTCGATCTATTGGGCCGTAGTAACGGTAACTACTGTAGGATATGGAGATGTATCTCCTATCACCCCATTGGGAAAGTTTTTTGCAGTGGTTCTGATGCTTGCTGGTTATTCCATTATTGCTGTTCCAACAGGAATTGTTACAGCTGAAATGCGAAACAAAAGACAAAATTTAGAAAAGGTATGCGACCGTTGCGGGAATGAAGATATTGATGATGATGCAAGGTATTGCAAGCAGTGTGGCAAGAAATTAGCTTAA
- a CDS encoding T9SS type A sorting domain-containing protein, producing MKKILLLCLLMVSVFLSAQITLGQGSTTIGKVPVDTYWEYSYSQQIFTKQEINANAAGNITGLKFYLDPAGDITNSSDWVVYLGHTSKTEFAADDDWVLASDLTEVYTGAVSNVNGMVEITFATPFSYNNTQNLVVAVGENNPAYDEERVFYVHNLNNASGRSIGVISFSDIDSSDPGYGSLYDYRSVVTFTGLTPSTTPACTSLMSPENNAVMVPVSSTISWYPSSGATSYKISIGTTPGGSNIVNQQTVATTSFTPSTPLSLDATYYVRVVAVGAGGESSGCTETKFTTTLSAPLNDECTTAVTLTVNPDMNCGSKTFGHTNQATDSNISVDPCYGEADDDVWYKFTATSATHAVSLSNMVSIGSEESYSLMFQVLNGDCSNLVNVECSDYYEFKIITGLTPGATYYVRVFTDGGAGEAQSFDICIGTVPPPPANDDCSGALVAATFPYSYTQSDAAGSTNNNGFISICSDPMNDGTWFKFTGDGTAHTIKVSMPAGSNFNPQIGVFSGTCDNLVCESTMDISGQGGTEEISVPTVVGTTYYVNVGNYSGFTDNLEGAFTITINKETLGTSEVSKAKNEIKVYPNPFAEVLNIAKADQVKSISVLDVSGRLVKTIENPSSVLHLGDLRQGLYVVVLNLKDGTKQTVKAIKK from the coding sequence ATGAAGAAAATCTTACTTTTGTGCTTACTGATGGTAAGTGTATTTTTAAGTGCTCAGATTACCTTAGGACAAGGAAGCACTACGATCGGGAAAGTTCCGGTTGATACCTATTGGGAATATTCCTATTCCCAGCAAATATTTACAAAACAGGAAATCAATGCTAATGCCGCAGGAAACATTACAGGTCTCAAATTTTATCTGGATCCTGCCGGAGACATTACAAACTCTTCAGATTGGGTTGTTTATTTGGGACATACCTCTAAAACTGAATTTGCAGCTGATGATGATTGGGTCTTAGCCTCAGATCTTACAGAGGTATATACAGGTGCTGTAAGTAATGTAAACGGAATGGTGGAAATTACTTTTGCTACTCCTTTTTCTTATAATAATACACAGAATCTAGTGGTTGCGGTTGGTGAAAATAATCCTGCGTATGATGAGGAGCGAGTGTTTTATGTACATAACCTTAATAATGCATCTGGCAGATCTATTGGGGTAATAAGTTTTTCAGATATTGATTCTTCAGATCCTGGGTATGGTAGTTTATATGACTATAGATCTGTTGTTACTTTTACGGGATTAACACCTAGTACAACTCCTGCCTGTACTTCTCTGATGTCACCAGAAAATAATGCGGTAATGGTACCAGTATCTTCTACTATTAGCTGGTATCCATCATCTGGAGCTACAAGCTATAAAATATCCATAGGAACTACTCCTGGAGGGTCTAATATTGTAAATCAGCAAACGGTAGCCACAACGAGTTTTACTCCATCCACTCCTCTTTCTTTAGATGCTACTTATTATGTAAGAGTTGTAGCAGTGGGAGCAGGAGGAGAATCTTCAGGCTGTACTGAGACTAAATTTACGACCACGCTCTCTGCTCCTTTGAATGATGAATGTACTACTGCAGTTACATTAACCGTAAATCCAGATATGAATTGTGGAAGCAAAACATTCGGGCATACCAATCAGGCTACTGATTCCAATATTTCTGTAGACCCGTGTTATGGGGAAGCAGATGATGATGTGTGGTACAAATTTACAGCAACTTCAGCGACCCATGCAGTTTCATTGAGTAATATGGTTTCTATTGGATCAGAAGAAAGTTATTCACTTATGTTTCAGGTTTTAAATGGAGATTGCAGTAACCTGGTTAATGTTGAATGTTCAGATTATTATGAATTTAAGATAATTACTGGCCTTACGCCAGGGGCAACTTATTATGTAAGGGTGTTCACTGACGGAGGAGCTGGTGAAGCTCAAAGTTTTGATATTTGTATAGGAACAGTTCCTCCGCCTCCTGCAAACGATGACTGCTCAGGAGCATTAGTTGCTGCTACATTCCCTTACTCATACACACAATCTGATGCTGCAGGATCTACTAATAATAATGGATTTATTTCAATCTGTTCTGATCCTATGAATGACGGAACATGGTTTAAATTTACAGGAGATGGTACTGCTCATACTATTAAAGTATCAATGCCGGCAGGAAGTAATTTTAATCCTCAAATAGGAGTATTTAGTGGTACTTGTGATAATTTAGTATGTGAAAGTACGATGGATATTAGTGGACAAGGCGGTACAGAAGAAATATCGGTGCCAACTGTTGTAGGAACTACATATTATGTAAACGTAGGGAATTATAGTGGTTTCACAGATAATTTAGAAGGAGCATTTACGATTACTATTAATAAAGAAACTCTTGGAACTTCAGAAGTATCTAAAGCTAAGAATGAAATTAAAGTATATCCAAACCCATTTGCTGAGGTATTGAATATTGCAAAAGCAGATCAGGTAAAATCAATCTCTGTGCTGGATGTTTCAGGCAGATTAGTGAAAACCATTGAAAATCCTTCATCTGTTCTTCATTTAGGAGATCTAAGACAAGGCTTATATGTAGTGGTATTGAATCTGAAAGATGGAACAAAACAAACCGTGAAGGCTATTAAGAAATAA